In a single window of the Mugil cephalus isolate CIBA_MC_2020 chromosome 6, CIBA_Mcephalus_1.1, whole genome shotgun sequence genome:
- the LOC125009633 gene encoding uncharacterized protein LOC125009633: MATMTTKAMDQTNSPQEEETPLTRVDVIRHMVDYYFGIIKPKQWAFLLKGNPDDKTRYILAELLMDMMDLMLITQPRLSEEEMRGLKPWEHLASKLGEALPQTLPQLLLVPDKVFRKILDTLRIIIYRVAAVGCVKCMLLADNYPKPYAQYSTTFLRMVKEMVNCTIKMLCNDNKRLMCQHQRLRLKLSLVTSKPRLPENKEHVESRTSGVNNNDVPDSLEVTPEPDLSQAPDVTDVTPVGVPPDTDSVSAFAVEDEQDPRAKEKAFVSSVTEKLISQVLRKSRMTSSTSDSLQDIHQRLYTKIWEEVESQGLNINPDKLRDMDKGIFNDTCKQLRCSKSNVWIHIVSVDPPIEDIIVTSFKKHVKRSEKPGAIRRFFTALGRAFCRPPASPTVLVS; encoded by the exons ATGGCAACGATGACAACCAAAGCCATGGACCAAACCAACAGTCCACAAGAAGAGGAGACTCCTCTGACTAGAGTGGACGTGATTCGCCACATGGTGGATTACTACTTCGGGATTATTAAACCCAAGCAGTGGGCCTttctgctgaaaggaaaccctGATGACAAGACCAG GTACATCCTGGCAGAGCTACTCATGGACATGATGGACCTGATGCTCATCACCCAACCAAGGCTctcagaggaggagatgagaggactTAAGCCTTGGGAGCATCTGGCATCCAAGTTGGGGGAGGCTCTACCCCAAACTCTTCCTCAACTTCTGCTTGTCCCAGATAAGGTCTTTCGCAAGATCTTGGACACTTTGAGGATCATCATATATAGAGTAGCAGCAGTAGGGTGCGTCAAGTGCATGCTCTTAGCCGACAACTACCCGAAGCCATATGCACAGTATAGCACCACATTCCTGAGAATGGTGAAGGAAATGGTTAATTGTACCATTAAAATGCTGTGCAATGACAACAAGAGACTGATGTGCCAACATCAGCGACTCCGCCTAAAACTCAGCCTGGTCACTTCCAAACCGAGACTCCCTGAAAACAAGGAACATGTGGAGTCAAGAACATCTGGAGTCAACAACAA tgacGTACCAGATAGTTTGGAAGTGACTCCTGAGCCAGACCTGAGCCAGGCGCCCGATGTCACAGATGTCACCCCTGTGGGTGTGCCTCCAGACACTGATTCAGTGTCAGCCTTCGCCGTGGAGGACGAACAAGATCCAAGAGCAAAGGAAAAAGCCTTCGTGAGCAGTGTCACAGAGAAGCTCATTTCTCAGGTCCTTAGAAAGTCCAGGAtgacctcctccacctcagaTTCCCTACAAGACATCCACCAGCGGCTCTACACCAAGATCTGGGAGGAAGTCGAGAGCCAGGGTCTTAACATCAACCCGGACAAACTGAGGGACATGGACAAGGGCATTTTCAACGACACCTGCAAACAGTTACGCTGCTCCAAATCCAATGTGTGGATTCACATTGTCTCAGTGGATCCACCAATAGAAGACATCATCGTGACTTCTTTCAAAAAGCATGTGAAGAGATCAGAGAAACCAGGAGCCATCAGGAGGTTCTTCACAGCTCTAGGCAGAGCTTTCTGCAGACCTCCAGCCAGCCCCACAGTACTGGTGTCTTAG